The following proteins are co-located in the Calliphora vicina chromosome 2, idCalVici1.1, whole genome shotgun sequence genome:
- the LOC135952317 gene encoding telomere-binding protein cav-like, giving the protein MDEEINGNSEVYNHYLELSKPTKADLEKVFTDDELKKLCLKLKCRVDIWRWNVVNDYRIAFTKSGRYQKWSEPVRLGTLAKAVNKMKPSVLYDEQEIIETRKEEWEFQLKDNILSLNYWERGHKSPKQVVTGSEDVDEDVEYDINTESMNETLLTQSEVNLESKIDEELLIDDDDDSEDSVKTVLYNENEVQSEEVVPEINNMYGVNTMSMTIDSQMNTQSQDLHLLQSQDVIPATYDNFKHIIPLTSTQSQSPESE; this is encoded by the exons atggatgAAGAAATCAATGGAAATAGTGAAGTTTACAATCATTATCTTGAGTTAAGT AAACCTACAAAAGCTGATTTAGAAAAAGTCTTTACCGATGATGAACTCaagaaattatgtttgaaaCTCAAATGTCGTGTGGATATCTGGCGTTGGAATGTGGTAAATGACTATCGTATAGCATTCACAAAGAGTGGCCGCTATCAAAAATGGTCTGAACCTGTACGATTGGGTACGTTGGCCAAGGCGGTGAACAAAATGAAGCCTTCAGTGTTGTATGATGAGCAAGAAATAATAGAAACAAGAAAAGAAGAATGGGAATTTCAATTGAAAGATAATATATTATCGTTAAATTACTGGGAACGTGGACATAAAAGTCCTAAACAAGTGGTAACAGGTTCCGAAGATGTGGATGAAGATGTGGAATATGATATTAATACAGAATCTATGAATGAAACTCTCTTGACACAAAGTGAAGTAAATTTGGAGTCCAAAATAGATGAAGAATTATtaattgatgatgatgatgactctGAAGATTCCGTAAAGACGGTGTTATACAATGAAAATGAGGTGCAATCCGAAGAAGTTGTTCCCGAAATTAATAACATGTATGGCGTTAACACCATGTCTATGACCATCGATTCCCAAATGAATACGCAATCCCAAGACTTACATTTGCTACAGTCCCAGGATGTAATACCAGCTACTtatgataattttaaacatattataCCTCTAACGTCAACACAGTCACAAAGTCCTGAATCGGAATAG